From a region of the Equus przewalskii isolate Varuska chromosome 2, EquPr2, whole genome shotgun sequence genome:
- the ISG15 gene encoding ubiquitin-like protein ISG15 has product MGGELKVKMLGGEFLVPLKDSMLVSELKQQIAQKTGVPPFQQRLATHPAGMVLQDRVPLVSQGLGPGSTVVLVVQNCDTPLSILVRNGKGRSSAYEVRLTQTVAELKQQVCLRESVQADQFWLTFEGKPMDDQLHLGEYELTAGCTVYMNLRLRGGGAGPWGPR; this is encoded by the exons ATG GGTGGGGAGCTGAAGGTGAAGATGCTGGGGGGTGAATTCCTGGTGCCCCTGAAGGACTCCATGCTGGTGTCGGAGCTGAAGCAGCAGATCGCCCAGAAGACAGGAGTGCCCCCCTTCCAGCAGCGCCTGGCCACCCACCCAGCCGGCATGGTGCTGCAGGACAGGGTCCCCCTCGTCAGCCAGGGCCTGGGACCCGGCAGCACGGTCGTGCTTGTCGTGCAGAACTGTGACACCCCCCTGAGCATCCTGGTGAGGAACGGGAAGGGCCGCAGCAGTGCCTATGAGGTCCGGCTGACGCAGACGGTGGCAGAGCTCAAGCAGCAGGTGTGCCTGCGGGAGAGCGTGCAGGCCGACCAGTTCTGGCTGACTTTCGAGGGGAAGCCCATGGACGACCAGCTCCACCTGGGGGAATACGAGCTTACAGCCGGGTGCACAGTGTACATGAACTTGCGCCtgcgggggggcggggcagggccaTGGGGGCCGCGCTAA
- the LOC103558552 gene encoding collagen alpha-1(I) chain-like: MEQNPIAPGDSPVSFPASTQSCLGSPRPTRPCGCDVSLGLRIPGGRRRQTDKIVTRSLRDETKRRVSGGDPGSLPRTGWSRSLRSGVLREAGGSARPREGAASQDRKGPQGRGRRARAGRGAGTQGFRPGGVATAAVGPPSRWCRRLAPPQHLFPGPSSRPLSRLLLSLPWPTLVWPWSSATQSPAPPPPGSPPECPPESWRQTDPSADLGRRAAQVLGLHTCVYAWCAPPGRRPFTEVGPPTLHSGREEETEWRRRALESLRGLAGILGADPASTESPGNAGWPGAGAARTSPADQEATGVTEPPPTRAGCAGDRQPASAPGGHRRLLLLESSGSCPPELGPVCVGPGRPQPPAGTRPAGLQAGRRGRGAGSSPFFLS; this comes from the exons ATGGAACAGAAT CCCATTGCGCCCGGCGACAGCCCCGTGTCCTTCCCTGCATCCACCCAGAGCTGTCTCGGGAGCCCGCGGCCCACCCGCCCTTGCGGCTGTGACGTCTCTCTGGGGCTTCGAATCCCGGGCGGGAGGCGACGGCAAACAGACAAAATAGTGACTCGGTCGTTAAGAGACGAGACAAAGAGGCGGGTCAGTGGCGGGGATCCGGGAAGCCTTCCTCGGACTGGGTGGTCCCGAAGTCTTCGCAGTGGGGTCCTCAGGGAAGCGGGTGGCTCTGCAAGGCCCCGGGAGGGAGCGGCGTCCCAGGACCGGAAGGGGCCGCAGGGCcgagggaggagggcaagggcGGGCAGGGGCGCGGGGACCCAGGGCTTCCGCCCGGGAGGGGTCGCCACGGCGGCTGTGGGTCCACCCAGTAGGTGGTGTCGACGGCTAGCCCCGCCCCAACACCTGTTCCCGGGTCCCAGCTCACGGCCGCTGTCCAGACTCCTTCTGTCCCTTCCCTGGCCAACCCTAGTCTGGCCCTGGTCCAGTGCCACGCAAAGTCCCGCGCCTCCCCCTCCGGGAAGCCCTCCGGAATGCCCTCCGGAATCTTGGCGCCAAACCGATCCCTCCGCGGATCTGGGGCGGCGGGCGGCTCAGGTCCTCGGGCTACACACGTGCGTCTACGCCTGGTGCGCGCCTCCAGGCAGGCGGCCATTCACGGAGGTGGGGCCGCCCACTCTCCACTCGGGCCGGGAGGAAGAAACCGAGTGGAGGAGGAGGGCGTTGGAAAGCCTCAGGGGTCTGGCGGGAATCCTCGGAGCGGACCCTGCCAGCACGGAAAGCCCTGGGAACGCTGGTTGGCCCGGTGCCGGGGCGGCTAGGACCAGTCCTGCCGACCAGGAGGCCACCGGGGTCACAGAGCCTCCACCCACGCGAGCGGGCTGCGCGGGGGACAGACAGCCCGCGAGCGCCCCCGGCGGCCACCGGCGCCTCCTGCTGCTGGAGTCGTCGGGGAGCTGCCCGCCTGAGCTGGGGCCCGTCTGCGTGGGCCCCGGCCGCCCCCAGCCACCCGCGGGGACCAGACCCGCAGGGCTTCAGGCCGGAAGGAGAGGCCGAGGAGCCGGTTCTTCACCGTTCTTTCTCTCGTAG
- the HES4 gene encoding transcription factor HES-4, with protein sequence MRSRVHTPRGCSALNSRAAGDARAGLRPGTRLGGIRRAARSAWHREARERIMPADTPGKPRASPLAGAPASASRTPNKPRSAAEHRKSSKPVMEKRRRARINESLAQLKTLILDALRKDSSRHSKLEKADILEMTVRHLQSLRRVQVTAALSADPTVLGKYRAGFNECLAEVNRFLAGCDGVPADVRSRLLCHLAACLGQLGPSRCPAPPPAAAEAPAPEVYAGRPPLPAFDGSFPLLRPGAAFALPLLPGLTGAPPAAPGAALQGRGAPWRPWLR encoded by the exons ATGCGGAGCCGGGTTCACACACCCCGCGGCTGCTCTGCCTTAAATAGCCGGGCGGCTGGCGACGCGCGCGCGGGCCTGCGGCCTGGGACCCGCCTGGGAGGGATACGGCGGGCGGCGCGCTCCGCCTGGCACCGGGAGGCGCGGGAGCGCATCATGCCTGCAGACACCCCGGGGAAGCCGCGAGCCTCGCCGCTGGCAGGAGCCCCGGCTAGCGCGAGCCGAACCCCAAACAAGCCCCGGAGTGCGGCCGAGCACCGGAAG TCCTCCAAGCCGGTCATGGAGAAGCGGCGCCGAGCGCGCATCAACGAGAGCCTCGCTCAGCTCAAGACCCTCATCCTGGATGCCCTCAGGAAAGAT agcTCGCGCCACTCGAAGCTGGAGAAGGCGGACATCCTGGAGATGACCGTGAGGCACCTGCAGAGCCTGCGGCGCGTGCAGGTGACAG cCGCGCTTAGCGCAGACCCCACCGTCCTGGGCAAGTACCGCGCCGGCTTCAACGAGTGTCTGGCCGAGGTGAACCGCTTCCTGGCCGGCTGCGACGGCGTCCCGGCCGACGTGCGTTCTCGCCTGCTCTGCCACCTGGCGGCCTGCCTGGGCCAGCTGGGGCCCTCGCGCTGCCCAGCCCCACCGCCGGCCGCTGCGGAGGCCCCGGCGCCCGAGGTCTACGCTGGCCGCCCGCCGCTGCCTGCGTTCGACGGCTCCTTCCCCCTGCTGCGCCCCGGGGCAGCCTTCGCGCTGCCCCTCCTCCCGGGCCTGACTGGggcgccccccgccgcccccggaGCGGCCCTACAGGGCCGGGGCGCGCCCTGGAGGCCCTGGCTGCGGTGA
- the PERM1 gene encoding PGC-1 and ERR-induced regulator in muscle protein 1, with protein MENFQYSVQLSDQDWAEFSATAEECGLLQAGLASGDELLSSDIDQGDSSGSSPPGPPPLLQGQPASRERGWPGLEEEDKVATRQLVSRSWHEPTLAPEPGQQTPSTSAQPEAQLSLSSGATPPGQSASLLGPESSRQEMQRLLQGPAPRGPAPSPPGEHPQSPESPGRSTAPQRPPGSPGAPPRSPSRKKRRPAGTKVGGRSGATGSAPTQPGCLLLTEPRPEEGLGLAGSRGKGLSTGIAECTAGAGQDELGSESAGTPEQVTKQGPGLDLSTPVPTTQQGTDLLRMTPRAGVHTVTTSAHKARLDVSMVKSDVALSTPVSKPQPDTTLSTSASKPQPKMPLSTPASKSQLDTTLSTLASKPQLDMPLSTPASKLQPDTTLSTPASKPQPDTPLSTLASKPRLDVDLPTPGPVVKPEVDSSTPVSKAIPCTALPPLVSKAQCDVDVSIPAALPQAEPDVVEVAPAVELGLTPVVSPGGQRERPRGEPPAGAPGHRSGEPPIGPVQSAKKKKVRFSMAVSSPSEEPGSGEALGPPSPATARSSAPRMAAGGRGGPGAWDAVAVGPRPLQPRVLKLLPPPASSALEWPEPRSCFAVTLPEAYEFFFCDTIEEEDEDTVEAAEAGQAAAEVQWPDVCEFFFQDLQAQRSEHPVGRSLAPPPPAKPMPAPPPGDPMPISIPEAYDHFLGEDRVDSMLGPAALLQLQATENPRSVPHGVGPGTPPEPCPATAEQLNLAVRQAGEPWGPLTSFTFSQNDMCLVFVAFATWAVRTSDLHTPDAWKTVLLANIGTISAIRYFRGQVRRGRRSPNRSRSPSPSSSSSS; from the exons ATGGAGAACTTCCAGTACAGTGTCCAACTGAGCGACCAGGACTGGGCTGAGTTCTCGGCCACTGCCGAAGAGTGTGGCCTCCTGCAGGCCGGCCTGGCCTCTGGGGATGAGCTCTTGTCCAGTGACATTGACCAAGGGGACAGCAGTGGCAGCAGTCCCCCTGGGCCCCCGCCCCTTCTCCAGGGGCAGCCGGCTTctagggagaggggctggcctggtctcGAGGAGGAGGACAAAGTGGCCACTCGGCAGCTGGTCAGCAGGTCTTGGCATGAGCCCACCTTGGCCCCGGAGCCCGGTCAGCAGACGCCCAGCACGTCCGCACAGCCAGAAGCTCAGCTGTCCCTCAGCTCTGGTGCCACCCCTCCTGGCCAGAGCGCATCCCTCCTTGGGCCAGAGTCTTCCAGACAGGAGATGCAGAGGCTTCTGCAAGGGCCGGCCCCCCGGGGCCCTGCCCCTAGTCCCCCTGGGGAGCACCCCCAGAGCCCCGAGTCTCCTGGCCGCAGCACTGCCCCCCAGAGGCCTCCTGGAAGCCCTGGAGCCCCACCCCGCAGCCCCAGCCGAAAGAAGAGGCGCCCTGCAGGCACCAAGGTGGGTGGGCGCTCGGGGGCCACCGGCTCTGCTCCCACCCAGCCGGGCTGCCTGCTGCTCACGGAGCCCAGGCCTGAGGAGGGTCTCGGCCTGGCTGGGTCCAGGGGGAAGGGTCTCTCAACTGGGATAGCAGAGTGTACAGCAGGAGCTGGGCAGGACGAACTGGGGTCAGAGTCTGCAGGAACCCCTGAGCAGGTGACCAAGCAAGGGCCAGGTTTGGATCTGTCTACACCTGTTCCTACAACTCAGCAAGGTACAGACCTGCTCAGAATGACCCCCAGAGCTGGGGTACACACTGTGACCACATCTGCCCATAAAGCTCGTCTAGACGTCTCAATGGTTAAGTCAGATGTGGCTCTGTCTACACCTGTCTCCAAGCCTCAACCTGACACAACTCTGTCTACATCGGCCTCCAAGCCTCAACCCAAGATGCCTCTGTCTACACCAGCCTCCAAGTCTCAACTAGACACAACTCTGTCTACACTTGCCTCCAAGCCTCAACTCGACATGCCTCTGTCTACACCGGCCTCCAAACTTCAACCTGACACAACTCTGTCTACACCAGCCTCCAAGCCTCAACCTGACACGCCTCTGTCTACACTTGCCTCCAAGCCTAGACTGGATGTGGACCTGCCTACACCAGGTCCAGTGGTCAAGCCAGAGGTGGATTCATCCACACCTGTCTCAAAGGCTATACCATGCACAGCTCTGCCTCCCCTTGTGTCCAAGGCCCAGTGTGATGTGGATGTGTCTATACCTGCTGCCCTTCCCCAGGCTGAGCCTGATGTGGTGGAGGTTGCCCCAGCGGTAGAACTGGGTTTGACCCCTGTTGTGTCTCCAGGAGGGCAGCGAGAGAGGCCCAGAGGGGAGCCTCCAGCAGGTGCCCCTGGACATCGCTCAGGGGAGCCCCCCATAGGGCCTGTCCAAAGcgccaaaaagaagaaagtgcGATTCTCCATGGCTGTGTCCAGTCCCTCCGAGGAGCCAGGGTCAGGAGAGGCCTTGGGCCCACCCTCACCAGCCACAGCCCGGTCCTCAGCCCCCAGGATGGCAGCTGGGGGCCGCGGGGGGCCTGGAGCCTGGGACGCTGTGGCAGTTGGGCCCCGGCCCCTCCAGCCTCGGGTCCTCAAGCTTCTGCCTCCCCCGGCCTCCTCTGCCTTGGAGTGGCCCGAGCCCAGGAGCTGCTTTGCAGTGACCCTCCCAGAGGCCTATGAGTTCTTTTTTTGTGACACGATTGAGGAAGAGGACGAAGATACTGTAGAGGCAGCAGAGGCTGGCCAGGCTGCAGCTGAAGTCCAGTGGCCGGACGTGTGCGAGTTCTTCTTCCAGGACTTGCAAGCCCAGAGGTCGGAGCACCCAGTGGGGCGCTCCTTGGCCCCACCCCCTCCGGCCAAGCCTATGCCAGCTCCTCCACCTGGAGACCCCATGCCCATCTCCATCCCTGAGGCCTATGATCACTTCCTTGGGGAGGACAGGGTAGACAGCATGCTGGGACCGGCTGCCCTTCTCCAGTTGCAGGCCACAGAGAACCCCAGGTCGGTCCCCCATGGAGTGGGCCCTGGAACCCCACCAGAGCCCTGCCCAGCCACAGCAGAGCAGCTCAACCTGGCAGTCAGGCAAGCAG GGGAGCCCTGGGGTCCCCTCACCTCGTTCACCTTCAGCCAGAACGACATGTGCCTAGTGTTTGTGGCCTTTGCTACCTGGGCTGTGCGAACATCGGATCTGCATACCCCAGACGCCTGGAAAACAG TCTTGCTGGCCAACATTGGCACCATCTCTGCCATCCGATACTTCCGTGGTCAGGTGCGGAGGGGGCGCCGCAGCCCGAACCGCAGtcgcagccccagccccagctccagttCCAGCTCCTAG